The following are encoded in a window of Mustela nigripes isolate SB6536 chromosome 1, MUSNIG.SB6536, whole genome shotgun sequence genomic DNA:
- the LOC132019551 gene encoding uncharacterized protein LOC132019551, whose protein sequence is MDAAQWGRLLSRGAGVGARNFPEKRTIPVAHSKGDEHRLPAKIWSRERDPGAVAAPPRPAQRCAHVQDRPPPRGRGGAGRRRRRQAHCRQGKPHQAPDPTSLGSDIPLQAWKRRRPRNLVQKLPPGNPQPPRHSFIGHSERSYDEASRGLTTWDGSQTEQDNLTSVSLGPGRAWSHAASVPFSSTSLDLWLCLHSGGTGAPRGATGAEGRGRGARGTTEGAGAYQRGKLWPPEAPPWQPAGVGRRPGASQQTGLAGFWLLSLSCATLTSYPPGGGNSKMPCEEEINPVQHLRRF, encoded by the exons ATGGACGCTGCCCA GTGGGGACGCCTCCTGAGCaggggcgcgggggtgggggctaGAAACTTTCCGGAGAAGAGGACCATCCCGGTGGCTCACTCCAAGGGAGACGAACACCGGCTTCCCGCGAAAATCTGGTCCAGAGAAAGGGATCCCGGGGCCGTGGCCGCCCCACCCCGGCCGGCCCAGCGTTGCGCCCACGTGCAGGACCGACCACCTCCCCGGGGCCGCGGCGGCGCAGGGCGACGGAG AAGGCGCCAGGCACACTGTCGCCAGGGGAAACCCCATCAGGCTCCTGACCCTACTTCCTTGGGCTCAGACATCCCCCTTCAAGCCTGGAAACGGCGCAGGCCCAGAAACCTAGTCCAGAAGTTACCCCCAGGAAACCCACAGCCCCCGAGACACTCTTTCATAG GACACAGCGAGAGGTCATATGATGAAGCCAGCAGGGGTTTGACAACTTGGGACGGTTCCCAGACAGAACAAGACAACCTGACCAGCGTCTCGCTGGGTCCTGGTCGCGCTTGGAGCCATGCTGCTTCAGTTCCTTTTTCCTCCACCTCCCTTGACCTCTGGCTCTGTCTCCACAGTGGAGGAACTGGGGCACCCAGAGGGGCCacgggagcagagggaagaggcagaggagcgAGGGGCACCACGGAAGGGGCAGGTGCTTATCAACGGGGGAAGCTGTGGCCCCCAGAGGCTCCTCCTTGGCAGCCGGCGGGTGTGGGTAGGAGGCCTGGAGCTTCTCAACAAACGGGCCTCGCAGGCTTCTGGCTCCTGTCCCTCTCATGTGCCACGTTAACTTCCTACCCACCAGGAGGAGGGAACAGCAAGATGCCGTGTGAGGAAGAAATAAACCCAGTCCAGCATCTCAGAcgcttttaa